The following are encoded together in the Candidatus Omnitrophota bacterium genome:
- a CDS encoding PilZ domain-containing protein, which yields MQGSQKDLRRSQRINEKLPIVWHLKDSNVSGRGTVKNIGAFGMMLEADTQSSFSGNSVLSFEVAQAGQDSFIPALGRMVWSRQKGSHLLWGIEFVEPAQELVSRLREKIQIKISRIESLAKIKNITGTALAVIMIALVAISFSQQLQNQKALEQSHQLLSAVVDQQSQLYRTAVQQYAQKVSELEIVAADLEQTKSLLSEVQIMLAGEQEQNASLNKRISAMQAEYEKLTIQLSDAKERIRLYSGDIQDLSERKSALGLIRKGLRSIKNNIRQLKHKAHLARVVAQKERDRIALEIGNRGFVVGTPAAIAPAKSSRKVKINVSIAAEE from the coding sequence TGGCATTTAAAAGACAGCAATGTCAGCGGGCGCGGGACGGTAAAGAATATCGGTGCCTTTGGAATGATGTTGGAGGCCGATACTCAGAGTTCTTTTTCCGGAAATTCTGTTTTGTCTTTCGAAGTTGCGCAGGCGGGCCAGGATAGCTTTATCCCGGCTTTAGGGCGCATGGTTTGGTCAAGGCAAAAAGGATCTCATCTTTTATGGGGCATTGAATTTGTTGAACCGGCTCAAGAGCTTGTTTCTCGTTTGCGCGAGAAAATTCAAATCAAGATTTCCCGGATCGAAAGCCTGGCAAAGATCAAAAATATAACCGGAACAGCCTTGGCAGTTATCATGATCGCCTTGGTCGCCATATCTTTTTCTCAACAACTTCAAAATCAAAAAGCCTTAGAACAATCTCATCAATTATTATCTGCTGTTGTTGACCAACAATCCCAGCTTTACCGCACGGCCGTTCAGCAATATGCCCAGAAAGTTTCTGAGCTGGAAATTGTTGCGGCCGACCTTGAGCAGACAAAAAGTCTTTTATCCGAAGTCCAAATAATGCTTGCCGGTGAGCAAGAACAGAACGCGAGCCTGAATAAGCGTATTTCTGCGATGCAGGCGGAATATGAAAAGTTAACTATTCAGCTCAGCGATGCCAAAGAAAGAATTCGTTTATATTCCGGAGATATCCAAGATCTATCCGAACGAAAATCTGCCTTAGGGCTTATCCGTAAAGGATTGCGTTCCATCAAAAATAATATTCGTCAATTGAAGCATAAGGCGCATCTGGCGCGGGTTGTTGCTCAAAAAGAGCGCGACAGAATTGCCTTAGAGATCGGGAATCGCGGATTTGTAGTGGGAACACCTGCCGCAATAGCACCCGCAAAATCAAGCCGGAAGGTGAAGATCAACGTTTCTATTGCCGCGGAAGAATAG
- a CDS encoding DUF167 domain-containing protein, whose amino-acid sequence MRVDIKVIAGARKNLVKDDDGVLKVYLTAPAVDGKANKALSKILSEHFSVSKNRIEIIKGLKSRHKTINIIEI is encoded by the coding sequence ATGCGCGTTGATATCAAAGTAATTGCCGGAGCAAGAAAAAATCTCGTCAAAGATGATGACGGGGTTTTGAAAGTATATTTGACCGCTCCCGCCGTTGACGGAAAAGCCAATAAGGCCCTTTCAAAAATTCTTTCCGAGCATTTCTCAGTTTCCAAAAATCGCATTGAAATCATAAAAGGATTGAAATCAAGGCATAAAACAATTAATATAATAGAAATTTAA